Proteins encoded together in one Vitis vinifera cultivar Pinot Noir 40024 chromosome 4, ASM3070453v1 window:
- the LOC100247482 gene encoding uncharacterized protein LOC100247482 isoform X2 codes for MEGGDNILEAIYEEDDLEDVEMLDIEGEHVDVEEGECVDVEGEFMKENSQSSGQIVNTVNQDACSKNRRRRQNKRKNKRKKSGSVPKVTDINRFVLDTCKRLKEKKSYLVWTAVGCLGVSALSDLVKEVDAIQACGGQMTADGKRSRTGGGILWSIIKVRDPNAYKEIMKRGKEFEKQFRQPNSKQPPAQNKEASSQNIVHTSIDDTAINVSDGSQLTPPVQDQLEQPNAGGNRVSVHNRMRVPVTYDDLLVENPKDD; via the exons ATGGAGGGAGGAGACAACATATTAGAAGCAATATATGAAGAGGATGACTTAGAAGATGTTGAGATGCTTGATATAGAAGGAGAGCATGTGGATGTGGAAGAAGGAGAATGTGTGGATGTAGAAGGAGAGTTCATGAAAGAGAATTCACAAAGCAGTGGCCAAATTGTGAATACGGTGAATCAAGATGCTTGCAGTAAAAACCGCAGACGGAGGCAAAATAAGAGGAAGAATAAAAGGAAGAAGAGTGGTTCAGTGCCGAAAGTCACTGACATAAACAG GTTTGTTTTAGATACATGCAAGCGTCTGAAGGAAAAGAAATCATACCTGGTCTGGACTGCTGTGGGTTGTCTTGGGGTATCTGCATTGAGTGATCTTGTCAAAGAG GTGGATGCAATTCAAGCTTGTGGAGGTCAGATGACAGCTGATGGCAAACGCTCTAGAACAGGGGGTGGCATATTATGGAGCATAATCAAAGTACGGGATCCTAATGCCTACaaagaaataatgaaaagaGGGAAGGAATTTGAG AAGCAATTCAGGCAACCAAACAGTAAGCAACCACCAGCGCAGAACAAAGAGGCATCTTCTCAAAATATTGTCCATACATCCATTGATGATACTGCAATCAACGTTTCAGATGGTTCCCAGCTTACACCTCCAGTCCAAGATCAACTTGAACAACCTAATGCTGGAGGAAACCGTGTCTCTGTTCATAATAGGATGAGGGTACCTGTTACATACGATGACTTGCTTGTGGAGAATCCCAAAGATGATTAA
- the LOC100247482 gene encoding uncharacterized protein LOC100247482 isoform X1 produces MEGGDNILEAIYEEDDLEDVEMLDIEGEHVDVEEGECVDVEGEFMKENSQSSGQIVNTVNQDACSKNRRRRQNKRKNKRKKSGSVPKVTDINRFVLDTCKRLKEKKSYLVWTAVGCLGVSALSDLVKEEDIIKQINLISKWIEDIIQINLLHVKWLLNWIKNVDAIQACGGQMTADGKRSRTGGGILWSIIKVRDPNAYKEIMKRGKEFEKQFRQPNSKQPPAQNKEASSQNIVHTSIDDTAINVSDGSQLTPPVQDQLEQPNAGGNRVSVHNRMRVPVTYDDLLVENPKDD; encoded by the exons ATGGAGGGAGGAGACAACATATTAGAAGCAATATATGAAGAGGATGACTTAGAAGATGTTGAGATGCTTGATATAGAAGGAGAGCATGTGGATGTGGAAGAAGGAGAATGTGTGGATGTAGAAGGAGAGTTCATGAAAGAGAATTCACAAAGCAGTGGCCAAATTGTGAATACGGTGAATCAAGATGCTTGCAGTAAAAACCGCAGACGGAGGCAAAATAAGAGGAAGAATAAAAGGAAGAAGAGTGGTTCAGTGCCGAAAGTCACTGACATAAACAG GTTTGTTTTAGATACATGCAAGCGTCTGAAGGAAAAGAAATCATACCTGGTCTGGACTGCTGTGGGTTGTCTTGGGGTATCTGCATTGAGTGATCTTGTCAAAGAG gAGGATATTATCAAGCAAATAAATCTGATCTCAAAATGGATAGAAGATATCATTCAGATAAACCTCTTGCATGTTAAATGGCTGTTGAACTGGATTAAAAAT GTGGATGCAATTCAAGCTTGTGGAGGTCAGATGACAGCTGATGGCAAACGCTCTAGAACAGGGGGTGGCATATTATGGAGCATAATCAAAGTACGGGATCCTAATGCCTACaaagaaataatgaaaagaGGGAAGGAATTTGAG AAGCAATTCAGGCAACCAAACAGTAAGCAACCACCAGCGCAGAACAAAGAGGCATCTTCTCAAAATATTGTCCATACATCCATTGATGATACTGCAATCAACGTTTCAGATGGTTCCCAGCTTACACCTCCAGTCCAAGATCAACTTGAACAACCTAATGCTGGAGGAAACCGTGTCTCTGTTCATAATAGGATGAGGGTACCTGTTACATACGATGACTTGCTTGTGGAGAATCCCAAAGATGATTAA
- the LOC100252590 gene encoding uncharacterized protein LOC100252590, with amino-acid sequence MEKEGVKNNNNNSSSINNNNNNHRERSGGADDGSLLRASSEPRSTASDFVLQWGNRKRLRCMKIQVKDDSAPVHKTTVRVDRRVVRADKDSLNQPTTTAAATSNGYFNLRHRPSSPQPPPPPPPQRVLRNSENSSAMKGQSNGVRGFSSPARDQDRRGNHHNANNHHHNNDNKSASSETAHDSKKGGGGSSSAGSEAVPPVWPPKFVIALTNKEKEEDFMAIKGSKLPQRPKKRAKFIQRTLNLVSPGAWLCDLTLERYEVREKKISKKKPRGLKAMGNMESDSE; translated from the exons ATGGAAAAGGAGGGAgtgaaaaataacaataataatagcaGCAGcatcaacaacaacaataacaaccatagagaaagaAGCGGAGGTGCAGATGATGGGTCGTTGTTGAGAGCGAGCTCTGAGCCTAGATCAACCGCTTCAGACTTTGTGTTGCAGTGGGGGAACCGCAAGCGACTCCGTTGTATGAAGATCCAAGTCAAGGACGACTCGGCCCCGGTTCACAAGACCACGGTCCGAGTCGACCGCCGAGTGGTTAGAGCTGATAAGGACTCTCTGAATCAACCCACCACCACCGCTGCAGCCACCAGTAACGGGTATTTTAATCTCCGCCACCGCCCATCTTCGCCTCAGCCACCTCCGCCTCCGCCTCCACAACGCGTTCTCAg GAACTCAGAAAATTCAAGTGCCATGAAAGGGCAAAGCAACGGCGTACGTGGGTTCTCTTCTCCGGCAAGAGACCAGGACAGGAGAGGTAATCATCACAACGCTAACAACCACCAccataacaatgataataagtCGGCCTCGTCGGAGACGGCCCACGACAGCAAGAAGGGAGGAGGAGGGTCTTCGTCGGCTGGCAGCGAGGCTGTGCCGCCCGTCTGGCCTCCTAAGTTTGTTATTGCCCTCACCAacaaagagaaggaagaagatttCATGGCCATTAAGGGCTCCAAACTCCCCCAGAGACCCAAGAAACGGGCCAAGTTTATTCAACGCACTCTCAAT CTAGTAAGCCCCGGTGCGTGGCTATGCGATCTGACTCTAGAGCGATATGAGGTCAGGGAGAAGAAGATTTCCAAGAAG AAACCGAGGGGCTTGAAGGCAATGGGTAACATGGAATCCGACTCGGAATAG
- the LOC100249300 gene encoding glycosyltransferase BC10, whose amino-acid sequence MQSRALSTEEGKDPANTSRTNQSRVLPLRLLQIFGLFLALCVAFSVISVYMIKRFGVSTTLTSPQSSFQPCYEEVGGLDRWIKPPSTLLHTMNDTELLWRASFAPKVKKYPFQRVPKVAFMFLTKGPLPLGPLWERFLKGHEGLYSIYIHSTPSFQANFPASSVFYRRQIPSKVAEWGRMSMCDAERRLLANALLDISNERFVLLSESCIPLYNFTLIYHYIMKSKYSFMGAFDDPGPYGRGRYNGNMKPEVSISQWRKGAQWFEVNRKLAVNIVEDTTFYKKFEEFCKPACYVDEHYFPTMLTIQSGHLIANRSITWVDWSRGGAHPATFGKADITEEFLHRVVSNHKCLYNNQPSSTCFLFARKFAPSTLEPLLQLAHKHLGF is encoded by the exons ATGCAATCAAGGGCGTTGTCGACTGAGGAAGGGAAGGATCCTGCAAATACAAGCAGAACAAATCAATCCAGGGTTTTGCCTCTAAGGCTGCTTCAGATATTTGGGCTGTTTCTGGCTCTCTGTGTCGCGTTTTCAGTCATTAGTGTATACATGATTAAACGTTTTGGAGTTTCTACTACATTGACATCGCCGCAGTCTAGTTTCCAGCCCTGCTATGAGGAGGTGGGTGGCTTAGATCGGTGGATTAAGCCTCCTTCAACTTTGCTCCATACAATGAATGACACAGAGCTTCTCTGGAGGGCATCTTTTGCCCCTAAGGTGAAGAAGTACCCATTTCAGAGAGTTCCAAAGGTTGCATTCATGTTCTTGACTAAGGGCCCATTGCCGCTGGGACCTCTCTGGGAGAGGTTTTTGAAGGGGCATGAAGGGCTTTATTCAATCTACATTCATTCGACGCCATCATTCCAGGCCAATTTCCCTGCCTCATCGGTTTTCTATAGGAGACAGATACCAAGCAAG GTGGCAGAGTGGGGGAGGATGAGTATGTGTGATGCAGAGAGAAGGCTCCTCGCAAATGCATTGCTTGATATCTCCAATGAACGGTTCGTTCTTCTTTCTGAATCATGCATTCCTCTCTACAATTTCACCCTCATCTACCACTACATAATGAAGTCCAAATATAGCTTCATGGGTGCATTTGATGACCCTGGGCCATATGGAAGGGGTCGGTATAATGGGAATATGAAACCTGAGGTGAGCATTTCCCAGTGGCGTAAAGGAGCCCAATGGTTTGAAGTTAACCGAAAACTTGCAGTCAACATAGTAGAAGATACCACGTTCTACAAGAAGTTTGAGGAGTTCTGCAAACCAGCATGCTATGTGGATGAGCACTACTTCCCCACCATGCTAACCATTCAATCAGGACACCTTATAGCAAACAGAAGCATTACTTGGGTCGATTGGTCAAGAGGCGGTGCTCACCCTGCTACCTTTGGGAAAGCAGATATCACAGAGGAGTTTCTACACAGAGTTGTCAGCAATCACAAGTGCCTCTACAACAATCAGCCTTCCTctacttgttttctttttgcaaGAAAGTTTGCTCCCAGTACCCTGGAACCTCTGTTACAGTTGGCACACAAACACTTAGGGTTTTGA
- the LOC100244137 gene encoding vacuolar-processing enzyme produces MTIFPAAVAAFLALSTLVAGGRHFAGDNGLLLPSEASRFFRPGGAADDDTGAESAGTRWAVLIAGSNGYWNYRHQADICHAYQLLKKGGLKDENIIVFMYDDISFNEENPRPGIIINSPHGEDVYEGVPKDYTGEDVTVDNFFAVILGNKTALSGGSGKVLDSGPNDHIFIYYSDHGGPGVLGMPTSPYLYANDLIEVLKKKHASGTYNSLVFYLEACESGSIFEGLLPEGLNIYATTAANAEESSWGTYCPGEDPSPPPEYETCLGDLYSVAWMEDSDVHNLRTETLRQQYELVKKRTANDNSVYGSHVMQYGDLGLNKEDLVLYMGTNPANDNYTFVDNNSLRLPSKAVNQRDADLVHFWDKFRKAPEGSPRKAEAQKQFLEAMSHRTHIDHAIKLVGRLLFGMKKGSEVLKTVRPAGQPLVDDWHCLKTLVRTFEAHCGSLSQYGMKHMRSIANICNAGIEKEQMAEASAQACVTIPPGPWSSLDKGFSA; encoded by the exons ATGACTATCTTTCCGGCCGCCGTCGCCGCATTTCTAGCGCTTTCCACCTTGGTCGCTGGAGGCCGTCACTTCGCCGGAGATAATGGCCTCCTTCTACCCTCCGAAGCTTCTAGGTTCTTCCGCCCGGGTGGTGCTGCCGACGATGATACCGGCGCCGAATCTGCCGGGACCAGATGGGCGGTTCTGATAGCTGGATCTAACGGTTACTGGAATTATAGGCACCAG GCTGATATTTGCCATGCCTATCAACTCTTGAAGAAAGGTGGATTGAAagatgaaaacatcattgtttTCATGTATGATGACATCTCTTTCAATGAAGAGAACCCTAGGCCTGGAATCATCATAAACAGCCCACATGGTGAAGATGTTTATGAAGGTGTACCAAAg GACTATACTGGAGAAGATGTTACTGTTGATAACTTTTTTGCTGTTATCCTTGGCAACAAAACAGCTCTTTCAGGGGGTAGTGGGAAGGTTCTGGACAGTGGTCCGAATGATCATATTTTCATATACTATTCTGATCATGGAGGTCCTGGGGTGCTCG GTATGCCAACTAGTCCTTACCTTTATGCTAATGATCTGATCGAAGTCTTAAAGAAGAAGCATGCTTCTGGTACCTATAATAGCTTG GTATTTTATCTTGAAGCTTGTGAATCTGGAAGTATATTCGAGGGCCTTCTTCCTGAAGGTCTGAATATCTATGCCACCACAGCCGCAAATGCAGAAGAAAGCAGTTGGGGAACCTATTGCCCAGGAGAGGATCCTAGTCCTCCCCCAGAATATGAAACCTGCTTGGGTGACTTGTATAGTGTTGCTTGGATGGAGGACAG TGACGTGCACAACCTGCGGACTGAAACGTTGAGGCAGCAGTATGAACTG GTTAAGAAGAGGACTGCAAATGACAATTCTGTTTATGGCTCCCATGTCATGCAATATGGTGATCTAGGTCTCAACAAGGAAGACCTTGTTCTGTATATGGGTACAAATCCTGCAAATGATAACTACACTTTTGTGGACAACAACTCCTTGAGGTTACCTTCAAAGGCTGTTAACCAGCGTGATGCTGATCTTGTTCATTTCTGGGACAAG TTCCGCAAGGCTCCCGAAGGCTCTCCAAGGAAAGCTGAAGCTCAGAAGCAGTTTCTTGAAGCAATGTCTCACAGAACACATATAGACCATGCCATAAAACTCGTTGGGAGACTTCTGTTTGGAATGAAAAAAGGTTCTGAGGTTCTGAAGACTGTCCGGCCTGCAGGGCAGCCTCTTGTTGACGACTGGCACTGCCTTAAAACACTG GTGAGAACTTTTGAGGCACACTGTGGATCCCTATCCCAGTATGGGATGAAGCACATGCGCTCCATCGCCAACATCTGCAATGCTGGCATCGAAAAGGAACAGATGGCCGAGGCATCGGCACAAGCCTGTGTCACCATTCCTCCTGGTCCATGGAGCTCTCTTGACAAGGGATTCAGTGCCTGA